A single Geoanaerobacter pelophilus DNA region contains:
- a CDS encoding PilZ domain-containing protein produces the protein MKDIYRLQTVDDIHKDEKAIIDVLKGIYSGELKNDLRILNYYKEIPVSYGATISHIDEDLVEMLVHQHQAVVMYVEKTAFLKSDHFPHDVLANVYKANINKCIGLLHNFSYAQIRAERRRFVRVQIVDPVKVNFRRIDKNFDGQMIDISIGGLSLKTSDKIDIDIDTAGILTAELPAGKLEMPGRLLKIASVENEYCYIFEIEASPRIETAISQFIFQKQVEIIRELKDQLVYG, from the coding sequence ATGAAAGATATTTATCGCCTCCAAACCGTAGATGATATCCACAAGGATGAAAAAGCCATTATTGATGTATTGAAGGGTATTTACAGTGGAGAGCTTAAAAATGACCTGCGTATCCTGAATTATTATAAAGAGATTCCTGTCAGCTATGGGGCAACGATTTCCCATATTGACGAGGATCTTGTGGAAATGTTGGTTCATCAGCACCAGGCAGTGGTGATGTATGTGGAAAAAACGGCTTTTCTGAAAAGTGATCATTTCCCACATGATGTTCTTGCAAACGTTTACAAGGCAAATATTAATAAATGTATCGGCTTGCTACATAATTTTTCTTACGCCCAGATTCGGGCTGAGAGAAGACGCTTTGTCCGGGTGCAGATAGTCGACCCGGTTAAGGTCAACTTCAGGCGAATTGACAAGAATTTCGATGGACAGATGATTGATATCTCCATTGGCGGACTATCTCTGAAAACGAGTGATAAGATCGATATAGACATAGACACTGCAGGGATTCTCACTGCTGAGCTCCCCGCCGGGAAGTTGGAAATGCCGGGAAGACTTCTAAAGATTGCGTCTGTTGAGAATGAGTATTGCTATATTTTTGAGATTGAGGCAAGTCCACGAATTGAAACTGCTATCTCTCAATTCATTTTTCAGAAACAGGTGGAAATCATCCGTGAGTTGAAGGATCAACTTGTCTATGGATAA
- a CDS encoding TatD family hydrolase: MCKFSENPHPLIDTHCHLDDFRLAGRLAKVFTDAGRVGVSHYIVPGVDPDNWSRIEALTVDRSEVSPAFGVHPFFAAKWSGVISDTLAALLPKAVAIGEIGLDYHRKDVPRAIQVDAFRQQLKLAVGAGLPVLIHCRGAFKDLLTILAEENAAQVGGILHAFSGSPEVAKACIKLGFLVSIAGPVTYNNAVHPVTLVEQLPLSSLVLETDAPDLTPEACRGIDNEPAFLPFIADAVAQIKGLSYLEVAEKTTSNAKRILGV, from the coding sequence ATGTGTAAATTCAGCGAAAACCCCCATCCTCTTATTGATACCCATTGCCACCTTGATGATTTCCGCCTGGCTGGTCGCCTTGCCAAAGTTTTTACTGATGCCGGTAGGGTAGGTGTTTCTCACTATATTGTGCCTGGGGTAGACCCTGATAATTGGTCACGGATTGAAGCTTTGACGGTCGATCGCAGTGAGGTTTCTCCTGCCTTCGGAGTTCACCCTTTTTTTGCAGCAAAATGGTCTGGAGTAATTAGCGATACCCTGGCCGCATTGCTGCCAAAGGCAGTTGCTATTGGTGAGATCGGTCTAGATTACCATCGCAAGGACGTGCCCAGAGCCATTCAAGTCGACGCCTTCAGACAACAATTAAAGCTCGCTGTTGGCGCCGGACTCCCGGTGCTGATTCATTGCAGGGGAGCTTTCAAGGATTTGCTAACCATTCTCGCTGAAGAGAATGCTGCACAGGTTGGCGGTATCTTGCATGCGTTTTCCGGCAGCCCAGAAGTTGCCAAGGCTTGCATCAAGCTGGGATTTCTTGTCTCAATTGCCGGACCTGTTACCTATAATAATGCTGTACATCCGGTAACGCTGGTTGAACAACTACCTCTTTCGAGCCTGGTTCTCGAAACAGATGCTCCGGACCTTACCCCGGAAGCCTGCAGAGGGATCGATAATGAGCCTGCTTTTCTCCCTTTTATCGCCGATGCCGTTGCCCAAATAAAGGGTTTGTCATATTTAGAAGTGGCAGAAAAAACCACAAGCAATGCCAAAAGGATATTGGGTGTCTGA